The sequence AGTAGGTCGGTTTTAAAAATCGTAATTAGGATAAGGGAGTAGGAAAATAATAAACGGTAAGAGGTAAAAATGACTCAAACGCTACCTAAAGTACTAACAGAAACACTAATAACATTTGAAGAATTTGCCAACTTAGACACGGGGGATAAAAGATATGAGTTACATTCGGGGATACTTGTAGAAATGGCTCAACCAATCGGAGAACATGAAAACGTTACAGGTTTTTTTATCAGAAAATTATCAGCCAGATTTGAAAACTTCGATTTACCCTACTTTATTGCTCCAAAAGTTTTAGTAAAACCATTAGGCAAAGATTCTGGCTTTTTACCCGATGTCTTGGTATTAGATAAACGTAATTTAGCCAACGAGCCATTATATAGAAAGGAATCAACCGTCTCTCAAAGTGCATCAATTCCTTTAGTAATAGAAGTGGTAAGCACAAACTGGCAAGACGATTACGCCCTAAAATTTGACGAATACAGCGATATTGGCATACCTGAGTACTGGATTGTTGATTATCTTGGAATAGGTGGTAAAGAGTTCATTGGTAGCCCAAAAGAAGCAACGTTTACAATTTGCGAATTAGTAAATGGTCAGTATGTCAGAACAGCATTAAAAAGTGGAACTATTCAATCAAAAGCATTTCCCAATCTAAATTTAACTGTTGAGCAAATTTTTAATGCTGCTGCATTTTAAGGCTTATTTATAACTCATAATTCCTAACTCAGAACTATGCCCAATTGCCAATGCCCCATGCCCTTTAGTAACGCTATACAACCTAAGATGGTGCGTGACGCGATTATCTTCCTTATCGTCATAACCAAATTAATCGAACACGTCACATACCCTATAATTACTAACTCCTAACTATTCCCAATCCCCAATGCCCAATGCCCAATGCCCAATTACCCATTACCAAATTAATAATTCAACCATCGCGCTTGCATTTGATAGCTAACAATTACGGGATGGGAAAGTCGATTTATTTCTACGTTTCCTAACTGTATATCTTTTGGTAGTTCAAATAAATTATGTAATAAGCTTTCTGTTAAAAAGCGGGTTTCTACGGGGAGTTGCAGTTTTTCTGAGTTTAATTCTTGACGGGATGCCAAGACAAAACCCCAAGGACCAAAACTAGGAACGGTTACTGTATAAGGATTTACTTTTAATCCGACTTCTCCAAGTGTTGCGGCTATACAACTAATTACTTTCGGAGCAAAAAATGAACTCGATGCTTGCGTTACAAAAACACCTTCATCTGCAAGTCTTCCTAATAAACGTCGGTAAAAACCTTCTGAGTACAGTTTGGCGATCACTTTTTGGTCTGGATCGGGGAAGTCTGCAATAATTACGTCGAATTTTTCTTTAAGTTTGGGCACGCTTAGAAATGCGTCGGCGTTGATTACTTCTACCCGAGAATCCTGCAAAGAATTATCGTTAACTGTTCTTAATTGTGGGTGACGGCTGGCTATTTTAACAACTTCTGGATCTAATTCGATTAGTACTACTTTTTCAACTTCTTTCCATTTAAGTACTTCTCTAATTGCCATGCCATCCCCAGCACCTAATACCAAAACCTTTTTTCTATCAGGTGTTGCGCTCATGGCTGGATGCACTAATCCTTCATGATAGCGGTATTCATCTATCGTGGAAAGTTGTAAATCGCCGTTGAGAAACAATCTGGCATCTTTACCTTTACGGGTTAATACAATTCTTTGATAAGGAGATTGTACTCTTTTAACTATAGGTGCTGAATATAAGTTATTTTCTAATTTATTGCTGATGGGAATAGTTGCAGGTGCCAGAGTTAAAAGCAGTACACCCAAAATTAAACCGATGTAGCTCCAACGTTTTAAATGGGAAAAATTGCGTCCGATAAAAAATACCATCAAAGCCGGTAATGCTCCTAATATAAAAGCAGTAGGAAACATGCCGCACATCGGTAGCAAAAGAACTGGAAAACCTAGCGAACCGAAAAGCGCTCCCACATAATCCAGCGCCAGCACTCCAGCTAAAGCTTCTCGAACTCCTTCCTGCATTTCCAGAACTCTGGTTAAAATTGGTACTTCTAAACCGGCGAGTATTCCCAGCAAAATCGTGACTAAAAATAACCCCAGCCAAATCGAACCATTCATCACGAATAAAGCGAACAAACCCAGAGGTAGCAAGGCTGTTAATGGAGCGATCGCCAATTCTACACCCACAAAAGTTAACAGCAGTTTGCGTTGTAGCAAACGACCTTCACCATTAGGTTCAATAAACTGGCTCAAGTAAGAACCAACACCCATAGCCGCCAAAAAACCACCGACAGCAATACCATAAGCAAGAGCTTGATTACCTACCAAATAGCTAGCTAAAGTACCTAAAAGTAGTTCAACAGCCAGCCCGCAGCCAGAAGAAACAGCCGCAGCAGCCAGTAATAATTTATGTTGAGTACTGGTTAAAGAATAACTATCCTTTACAGTACTTTCCCCTATCTCAGAAAAATTATTTGCTTCCATTTCATTTCAGTAAACAGCGAACAGTTAACAGTTAACAGTTAACAGTTGTTCATCCGGAGGATGTGGATCATCAGTGAGCAGTGGGCAGTGGGCAGTGAGCGGTGAGCGGTGAGTAATTAAGAGCTATCAACAATTTAGTGGGAGCGTCTCGCTCCCTACTAGCTGCTTACTAAAAATATTTCTCCCCCTCTCCCTCTCTCACTCTCTCCCTCTCCCCCATCTCTCTTACTTTCCGGTACCGGGACCTCCACCTCGGAAACCACCGTATGAAGAACGTTCGGATGAGTAAAATATCCAGGTTCCCCGGTTGTTGTAGTAGCCTGATGCACTAGTTCCGCGACGAGGGGAGAAGTTTGCTTGTTTTTCTTCGCGCAATACGAAAGCAGATTTTTGGGTATAAGCGTCGGTAATTGACCATATTGCCATTAGTGCGGCTATTCCAGCAAAAACTTTTGTAAGCATAGTTTTTATTTAAATTATTGTTTGTTTTACCTGTTTTTTCAATCCAAAATTCAAATTCAAAATTCAAAATCCTATAGGCTATCTGTTACTGAAGAACCAATGTGTATAGCTTCTACTGCTCTACGAGTGCGATTACCGTCGATAACAGTAAGAACTGTTCTATCAACTGGTGCATCTGGTATTACTTCTACATGAAAACCATATGAATCTTGGTTTTCTAAGACAAAGAATTTTTGTGCAAAACCCGTTACTTTTTCAAGTTTTCCATCTTCTCTATGAAAAGTTAAATTCAAAGGAATATGTTCGCTGTATAGCTGTTCTCCATAAGAATCATTGACAACCAATCTAGCTGCCATTGTACGGGGGCTGTTTTCGTCTGATGTGACGTTGATTTTCACCCGCACCAATTTATTAGCACCACCAAGAGTTGCGCGATCGCTAGGATCGCTATCGTTGATTGCTTTGGAAATCACCTTTTTACCAGTATTTGGTGCTGCAATATACGTGATCACTGCCAAAGCTAAAGTCCCAAATAAGCCAGGCCATAAATGACGGTTGTCTATAACTCCGTTAGTAATTTCTACGTCAAAATTTACGGCATTCTTCGTCGGTTGCGGTTGATTCGCTTGATTGCCAATTAAATCATTGGCTGAAAATGTAGTTAACGATCTAGCTCTTCCTCCCGATAAATTTTCATAATCGAGTATAGAAATAGCAACCGTTACCTCTTCGTTTTTCTTAGCACGTACATCTAAACCAGCATCTAAATCATCTTCGCTCCAGCTACCAGATTCGCCATCTTCATACCAAATCCCTGATTGTCTCCATGCATCTTTGGTTGCAGAAGCAATCAGTTTTCCTTGTTTATCAAGCAACTGAATCTCGTACATCACTGAATGATTGTCTGGTAAAGAGGCTTTTGCATCAATCCGCAATGCTCCTACTAATTGAGGCTCAAGTTTCAAGGCTTCAATTTTGACTACTTCTTCTTCAGCAACTCTAACAGTTTTAGAAAAAAGCACTTTGCCAAAAAATGCAGATGCAATTAATGCTAAAAAAACAAAGCCTGTAGCACCAAAAGCAATATAAAGTGCGGGATCTATAAAACGATTTGTCTTCTTTACATTTATACTTGCTGACATAATATTTTCAGCTTGACAGTATTTTTAACAACACAATGACATGATAACCTTCCGGAAAAAGTAAACTTAGTTTATAAAACTACTGTAAGTCAGATTTAACAAAGGATTTAGCTTTCTTGAAAATGTATAAAGTCAATTTTTATTCAGCTAAAAATGATGATTTTACGGATAGAAAGCTATTAACAGTTAAGGGTTTGTGCGTAAAAATACAGTATAATTTAGTATTGTTTACCAAAATCATTACGGCTGATTTCAAATAGTAAATTTACCGACCTTTTTACTTTCCACGTCCAGGGCCACCTCCTGGAAAATTGGTGTAAGAGGAGCGACCTCCGGAAGGAGCGTAGTAGCTATTTCTAGTAGTACATTGGGCTATGCCCCATAATAATGTGAATATTGTTAGTCCAAGGAAAATTGCTTTTATCATAGTTTTTATCAGATTAATTTTTATAGATACTCAGATAGCATTTTAGCTTCACAGTTATCTTAAGAACAAGTTTACGATCACCTTTGAGAAAAGCAGATTTGATACATAAAATAATCAAAATTAAAGATATACCAATAATTAAGCTTTTTAGATTGATACATTAATAATTATTTTGAAGCTAAAAATGTGGATTATACGGTTTAATTGCTCAATCTAACTAAAAACAAGTAAGTATAATTATAGCTGTATATATTTGTATTTATAAATCAGTTAATCTATAGTTAAATTTGTATTTCAATATTTATAGCGTTTTTCATTTGGATGCAATACAAACTGAACCTCACCGAGTAGATTTTTAAGGGTTTGAAGCCCCCGGATTTATCCGTGGATTATACTCTATCGAAGCCCCTAAATTCATTTATGGGAAATTAATTACGAATTACGAATTACGAATTACGAATTATATTCACCTCGTTTCCTCTCCTTAATAAGGGATGTCCGCAAGGACAGGGTGAGGTTTTGACTATATTCTGCTCAACTGACAACTGCTATATTTACTAATAAATTATTAATATTTTCTTTTTCGGAAAAATCAATATCTACTTCTTTGCTAATACAAAAAAGGTTGTAATGTCATGCCAAAGACCTTTTTCTGTAGCCAAGTTTTCAATTATTTTTGCAAATTCAGCTTTCAGTGATTCTTTTTTTTCTAACGAAAGTTGCAACAATGGATTTTCAGGATGAATCCAAGTATTTGCATCAAAAATCTTCTTGGCATTATCAACCGGTATATACTTACCGAATTGCTCAGTGATGACTTTAATGTCATTATAACCAGCTTCTTTTAAAAGAATTTCGCATTTCTCTTCGGTACCCAAAGGCTCGTGTATATTAGGTAGAGAGATACCGCAGCTAGCACAAGATTGAATGATTGCAGGTGTCATCAAAGAAGTTTCTGCATAAGCATTAAAAGCTACGATTCCCCCTGGCTTTAGCAAACGATACCAATCTTTAAAA comes from Rivularia sp. PCC 7116 and encodes:
- a CDS encoding Uma2 family endonuclease, producing the protein MTQTLPKVLTETLITFEEFANLDTGDKRYELHSGILVEMAQPIGEHENVTGFFIRKLSARFENFDLPYFIAPKVLVKPLGKDSGFLPDVLVLDKRNLANEPLYRKESTVSQSASIPLVIEVVSTNWQDDYALKFDEYSDIGIPEYWIVDYLGIGGKEFIGSPKEATFTICELVNGQYVRTALKSGTIQSKAFPNLNLTVEQIFNAAAF
- a CDS encoding polyamine aminopropyltransferase, which produces MEANNFSEIGESTVKDSYSLTSTQHKLLLAAAAVSSGCGLAVELLLGTLASYLVGNQALAYGIAVGGFLAAMGVGSYLSQFIEPNGEGRLLQRKLLLTFVGVELAIAPLTALLPLGLFALFVMNGSIWLGLFLVTILLGILAGLEVPILTRVLEMQEGVREALAGVLALDYVGALFGSLGFPVLLLPMCGMFPTAFILGALPALMVFFIGRNFSHLKRWSYIGLILGVLLLTLAPATIPISNKLENNLYSAPIVKRVQSPYQRIVLTRKGKDARLFLNGDLQLSTIDEYRYHEGLVHPAMSATPDRKKVLVLGAGDGMAIREVLKWKEVEKVVLIELDPEVVKIASRHPQLRTVNDNSLQDSRVEVINADAFLSVPKLKEKFDVIIADFPDPDQKVIAKLYSEGFYRRLLGRLADEGVFVTQASSSFFAPKVISCIAATLGEVGLKVNPYTVTVPSFGPWGFVLASRQELNSEKLQLPVETRFLTESLLHNLFELPKDIQLGNVEINRLSHPVIVSYQMQARWLNY
- a CDS encoding methyltransferase domain-containing protein, giving the protein MSNYTNLNDYKQQVAGYFNARTNYDASELANRRAESFLKLLPLKKGDKVLDIATGTGLIAIPVAEMVGKNGKVIGVDIATALLKQAQNKIDKFNLDNIELIEVDAEYLNFNENSFDAVLCCSAVMVFQNIPTAFKDWYRLLKPGGIVAFNAYAETSLMTPAIIQSCASCGISLPNIHEPLGTEEKCEILLKEAGYNDIKVITEQFGKYIPVDNAKKIFDANTWIHPENPLLQLSLEKKESLKAEFAKIIENLATEKGLWHDITTFFVLAKK